The Populus trichocarpa isolate Nisqually-1 chromosome 2, P.trichocarpa_v4.1, whole genome shotgun sequence genome has a window encoding:
- the LOC7489880 gene encoding protein NRT1/ PTR FAMILY 6.4: MVLAAGLGGEEGAHNDLAVDFRGIPVDKSRTGGWLAAGLILVTELSERICVMGISMNLVTYLVGVLHISSAKSANMVTNFMGTLNLLGLFGGFLADAKLGRYLTVAIFAIITALGVSLLTAATTIPSMRPPPCDDYRKQNHQCIEVKGNQLVLLYAALYTVALGGGGIKSNVSGFGSDQFDQTDPKEEKTMIFFFNRFYFCISMGSLFAVIVLVYVQDNVGRGWGYGISAGTMVIAVAVLICGTPRYRFKKPQGSPLTIIWRVSLLAWKKRRHPHPSHPSLLNGYDSATVPYSEKLKCLDKAAIMDDPTSIGAQKNDPWIVSTVMEVEEVKMVLKLIPIWSTCILFWTVYSQMTTFTIEQATFMDRKVGSLVIPSGSYSTFLFITILLFTSLNERLFVPLARKLTHNAQGLTSLQRIGAGLFLSILAMVAAASIEKERRETAIQQSTKISAFWLVPQYFLVGAGEAFVYVGQLEFFIREAPARMKSMSTGLFLSTISMGFFVSSLLVSLVDKATKKIWLRSNLNKGRLNNFYWLLAVLGGLNFFVFLAFARGHQYKVQHYIKPKNCNEKGFKPAGDLTALEMVKEEGMI, from the exons ATG GTTTTAGCAGCAGGCCTGGGCGGGGAAGAGGGCGCACATAATGATCTTGCAGTAGACTTTCGAGGAATTCCTGTGGACAAGTCCAGAACTGGAGGATGGCTTGCTGCGGGGCTCATTCTGG TAACCGAACTTTCGGAGAGAATATGTGTCATGGGCATATCAATGAATTTAGTGACATACCTCGTCGGAGTATTGCATATTTCATCGGCAAAATCTGCAAACATGGTCACCAACTTCATGGGTACTCTCAACCTTCTTGGCCTCTTTGGAGGTTTCTTGGCAGATGCTAAGCTCGGTCGGTACTTGACGGTTGCGATCTTCGCAATAATAACTGCTTTG GGGGTCAGTCTACTAACAGCAGCCACAACCATTCCTAGCATGAGACCCCCACCATGCGATGACTACAGGAAACAGAATCATCAGTGCATTGAGGTGAAAGGAAATCAACTGGTTCTGCTATATGCAGCGCTTTATACTGTAGCCCTTGGTGGTGGTGGAATTAAGTCCAATGTCTCAGGTTTTGGATCTGATCAGTTCGATCAAACAGATCCCAAGGAGGAGAAGacaatgattttcttcttcaatcggttttatttttgcattagCATGGGGTCATTGTTTGCAGTTATAGTGCTGGTATATGTACAAGATAACGTCGGAAGAGGGTGGGGGTATGGAATTTCAGCAGGGACAATGGTCATCGCAGTAGCCGTGTTGATCTGTGGGACTCCACGGTACCGTTTCAAGAAGCCTCAAGGTAGCCCATTAACTATCATATGGAGGGTATCGTTATTGGCATGGAAGAAAAGGAGACATCCTCATCCTTCACATCCCAGCCTTCTGAATGGGTATGATAGTGCCACAGTTCCCTACTCAGAGAAACTCAA GTGTCTTGACAAGGCTGCAATCATGGATGATCCCACCTCCATCGGTGCACAAAAAAATGACCCTTGGATAGTATCAACTGTTATGGAAGTTGAGGAGGTGAAGATGGTACTAAAGCTCATCCCAATTTGGTCTACATGTATCCTCTTTTGGACAGTTTACTCTCAAATGACTACTTTTACCATTGAGCAAGCAACCTTCATGGATCGAAAAGTTGGCTCTTTGGTTATTCCTTCAGGTTCATACTCCACCTTTCTCTTCATCACCATTCTCCTCTTTACATCCCTAAATGAAAGGCTCTTCGTTCCCCTGGCTCGAAAGCTCACCCACAATGCACAGGGACTGACAAGCCTCCAAAGGATTGGAGCTGGACTCTTTCTTTCAATACTAGCCATGGTGGCTGCTGCTAGcattgagaaagaaagaagggaaaCTGCTATTCAACAATCTACAAAGATAAGCGCCTTCTGGCTAGTCCCTCAATACTTCCTAGTGGGTGCCGGGGAGGCTTTCGTCTATGTTGGACAACTTGAGTTTTTCATCAGAGAGGCACCAGCAAGGATGAAATCAATGAGCACTGGGCTTTTCCTCAGCACCATCTCAATGGGTTTCTTTGTTAGCAGTTTGCTGGTGTCTTTAGTTGACAAAGCTACCAAGAAAATCTGGCTGAGGAGCAACTTGAACAAGGGGAGGTTGAATAACTTCTATTGGTTACTAGCAGTGCTAGGAGGGTTGAACTTCTTCGTTTTCCTAGCATTTGCGAGGGGACATCAGTACAAAGTTCAGCACTATATCAAGCCCAAAAACTGTAACGAGAAAGGGTTTAAACCTGCAGGTGATTTGACTGCTTTAGAGATGGTGAAGGAGGAGGGAATGATTTAA
- the LOC7489881 gene encoding uncharacterized protein LOC7489881: MNAFKAFKAQVPIAWSPHLYITLVRGIPGTRRLHRRTLEALRLRKCNRTVMRWNTPTVRGMLQQVKRLVVIETEEMYKARKQNDVNHRAVRPPLVINHLPASASSS, encoded by the exons ATGAATGCATTCAAAGCCTTCAAAGCCCAAGTTCCAATTGCATGGAGTCCGCACCTGTATATAACTTTGGTGAGGGGCATTCCGGGAACTAGGAGACTTCACAGGCGTACCTTAGAGGCATTGCGTCTTCGTAAGTGCAACCGGACCGTCATGCGATGGAATACTCCTACAGTCAGGGGAATGCTCCAGCAG GTGAAGAGGTTAGTTGTGATTGAGACAGAAGAGATGTACAAGGCCCGCAAACAAAATGATGTAAACCACCGAGCTGTACGCCCACCATTGGTCATAAACCACTTACCTGCCTCTGCAAGCAGTTCTTAG
- the LOC7489882 gene encoding plant UBX domain-containing protein 4, which produces MEDNTRAAAPPPPQPPNFDLNDTNNTALVDAFCEITSSSKQEALFFLESHQWDLDSAVSTFLDNDSAPPLVTAIPPLPSHPVNSASPSPSPSPPQSHSPNYSPSQSPSRSRSPSPIPSRAPYRLRSRGKKPSANRTRGGVRTLADLNRTPNAGSDSDDDDDDEPQQYYTGGEKSGMLVQDPSKRYDVDGIFDQARHSGAVERPADYHQPSSSSRSFPGTGRLLSGDTMVSSAPQPPAAVNHAVTLWRNGFTVDDGPLRRFDDPANASFLESIKRSECPKELEPLDRGTQVHLDLMRREENYSEPEKPLVSFQGVGRALGSSSDTTVPAASEPTVASLKAAPVPTPGLVLDSSSPTTSIQLRLADGTRMVSRFNLNHTIRDIRAFIEASRPGGASNYQLQTMGFPPKQLTDPDQTIEEAGIASSVVIQKF; this is translated from the exons ATGGAAGACAACACAAGAGcagcagcaccaccaccacctcagCCACCAAATTTCGATCTCAACGACACCAACAACACCGCCTTGGTCGATGCTTTTTGCGAGATCACCTCTTCTTCCAAACAAGAAGCCCTCTTTTTCTTAGAAAGTCACCAATGGGATCTAGACTCCGCTGTCTCTACCTTCCTCGACAACGACTCCGCCCCTCCCCTCGTAACTGCAATCCCTCCTCTTCCTTCTCACCCCGTTAACTCtgcctctccctctccctctccttccCCTCCGCAGTCTCACTCCCCCAATTACTCTCCCTCCCAGTCTCCGTCTCGGTCTCGCTCTCCTTCTCCCATCCCGTCTCGAGCTCCCTACAGGCTAAGATCGAGGGGTAAGAAGCCCAGCGCCAATCGGACACGTGGCGGAGTCCGAACGCTTGCTGATCTTAATCGGACCCCTAATGCTGGGTCCGATAgtgatgacgatgacgatgacGAGCCGCAGCAGTATTATACTGGTGGTGAAAAGAG TGGAATGCTGGTTCAAGACCCTAGCAAACGTTATGATGTGGATGGAATTTTTGATCAAGCTCGACATTCAGGTGCTGTAGAAAGACCTGCTGATTACCATCAGCCGTCTTCGAGCTCGAGAAGCTTCCCTGGAACGGGGAGGTTGCTTTCAGGGGATACAATGGTATCATCTGCTCCTCAACCACCTGCAGCTGTCAATCATGCTGTTACTCTATGGAGGAACGGGTTCACGGTGGATGATGGCCCTTTAAGGAGGTTTGATGATCCCGCTAATGCCTCCTTTTTGGAG AGCATCAAGCGGTCTGAGTGTCCAAAAGAGCTTGAACCATTGGATAGGGGGACTCAAGTGCATCTTGATCTCATGCGGCGAGAGGAAAACTACTCT GAACCAGAGAAGCCTCTAGTTTCATTCCAAGGTGTGGGAAGAGCTTTAGGTAGCAGCAGTGACACCACTGTCCCTGCTGCCTCTGAGCCAACCGTTGCTTCTCTCAAGGCTGCTCCAGTCCCAACCCCAGGTCTAGTACTAGATTCTTCATCACCAACAACCTCAATTCAGCTCAGGTTAGCTGATGGCACGCGCATGGTTTCTCGCTTCAACTTAAACCATACTATCAGAGACATACGTGCCTTCATTGAGGCATCAAGGCCAGGTGGGGCAAGCAATTATCAACTGCAGACAATGGGATTCCCTCCAAAACAGCTCACTGATCCGGATCAGACGATTGAGGAGGCTGGCATAGCTAGCTCTGTTGTCATCCAGAAATTCTAA